The Engraulis encrasicolus isolate BLACKSEA-1 chromosome 22, IST_EnEncr_1.0, whole genome shotgun sequence sequence atctactgtacaCAGCAGCCCTACTTTACGTTTTGCCGCATGAGTGCACATCTAGGCTGCTGAACTTGGCTGTAACCGGCAAAGCCTTCTTGCTTATCAGTCAGCTGTGCAGGCTTCAGCAGTTCTCCCAGTTGCCTACCACACTAATGAGCCTTACTGTCAGCTCCACTTTGCCTTACTGTACGGACACACACAACTttctccttaaaggtgcactgtgtaatatctttaacagtttctttccagaattcatgctgcccattcaccaatgttaccttttcatgcatATTTACGACCACCGTAACATTCTAAGCattgattatgactgggaaaaatgcacttttaataCACGAAAAGGgatatcttctccatggtttgcCAGTTTGAATTTGCAGAAATAGACCTTTTTAGCTGGAAATCTTATTGCTCTTTGGTCATGCTATTAATTATTAGTTAATTACTCAGGAAATGTTCACAataagattaaatttggcaataggcagcacagtttcaatgagccgcaATACCTACTCCTACACGGCGCAGCTTTAACCTAATTAACAATACTTCATGGCCAGTCCCAAGGccggatgagaagagaggagcctGTGCATGAAACCAGCGTCAACACATGTAAAATAGCCCCTTAGCCACAGAAACGTGACATCAATAGTATAATGGATTTTGTCACCACTTACACATTCTTCCTGCCCATGACTGACTTTCTCgttttctttttgtctgtgttCCTTCTCGGTTCTTGGTCCTCAGAGCTCGCTGACCTTTGAGCTGTTCTCCGTCATGGTGCACTCTGGCAGTGCGGCAGGAGGCCACTACTACGCCTGCATCAAGTCCTTCAGTGACGGCCAGTGGTACAGCTTCAACGACCAGCACGTCAGCAAGGTCAGTGCAGCAAGGCCTCTCCTATCACTTGGCTCAGgctgtagtttttttttcccccactagtTTTTTGCAACCTCTGTTTGAAGTGTTCTCTTgacgttttttgtttttgcacAGCGGTCCACCACAAAGTCGATCCACCACAAAGTCAACTTTTTTGCCAGCTGCTTCATGTGTATTAGATATACAAATGAACAGAACAGGTGTTTCTCATGGTCCCGTGCGTAATCAACGATGACGGACAGAATTAAATGCCATGTCTGGAAGGTGGCCTGATTGCCATGTTTtgatgtttgtgtgcatatttgcAGATCACCCAGGACGACATTAGGAAGACATATGGCGGGTCCTCAGGGAGCAGAGGCTATTATTCCAGTGCCTTTGCCAGGTCAGTACAACCTCTGTCAACTGCAGCAGATAAGTGCTTAATTGTGGCTTATTTTATGATGAGTATGTAATTGACTGTATCGGTTAGGAATGGTGAGCCATATGTTCTCCATTTTGCATGCCATTATATTTGGGTGTTGGGCCAATAACACTGTTGgcagagaaaaagtgaaaaagaaagcaATACATTAGTTTCACAGAATTCAGAGTTCTGTTATGTAATATCAAAAACGGGGAAtgcataaataataaaaaaagcagAAATTGCATCACATCGCCACAATCAAAGGTCCCCATCAAAAGGCATGCTGTTTGCAGCGCTACTGACTGACGTCTCTGGCGGAGGGGGAACAGGGGTGCCATTATGACGGCAATAACAAAGCCTGCTGTCATCTCATGCCGCCAACACTTCCTCAGCCCCCCGACAGACCCAACGCGACAATTGTTATAAAATACACGCTGTGCCAGCTGATAGAATTTTAGAGTACATtttgcctgtctttctttccctcaactctccttgtctttttttgtttttgcagcTCTACGAATGCATATATGCTCATATACAGATTAAAGGATCCCACGAGGAATGCAAGTGAGTGTGATCTTGCATCTTTTATTAAGCTCATCTTGGTGTTTTTGTTGTGGGGTTCCTtcatttctggtgtgtgtgtgtgtgtgtgtgtgtgtttttcttgatGTGAACAGAGTACCTTGATGTGGAAGACTTCCCCGAGCACATAAAGCGCCTGGTGCAGAAAGAGAAGGAGTCAGAGGAgcaagagaagaggcagagggagatcGAACGCAACACCTGCAAGGTGACCAtatacagtcacacgcacacactgacacaaacctggtgcacatgcgcgcacgcacacgcgcacactgacacaaacctggtgcatatgcgcgcacgcacacacacacacacacacacacacacttacacccacacaagcacagagacaAACGCACACTCCCTTGTTGGGCCACTtagacatacgcacatgcacacggtcACAAAGGCCGTTCACGGTCCCTGAAGGACGCTTGAGTGCCAATCTGATATCTTGAGGATGCTTGAAATGCCTTATCCCTCCCCCACCAGCAGCAGATTTCATCATGATTTCTTACTTGTCCGCACTCACCTGctgcctctctttcttctttttctgcccccttcatcttctctcctcctcctcctcctcctcctcctccttgtctgctTCAGATCAAGCTGTTTTGCATGCATCCCGTCAAGaacatgatgatgatggagaacaAGCTTGAAGTTCACAAAGACAAAACGCTTCGAGAAGCCACAGAGATTGCATATAAGGTAAAGACACTGCAGACACGcgcgtacaccacacacacacacacacacacacacacacacacacacacacacacacacacacacacacacacacacacacacacacacacacacacacacacacacacacacactgtccttggGTCAGCACTTCTAGCACCTTCAGTAGGCTGTGTGCTGTTGgaagcagggcttgaaaacgaaattatttttcaaacgttccgttccgaacggttcaggcaagtttcagtttaacgttttcgttcctgcaatcgttcccccacaaaaatatcgttcctgaaccggttcggaacgaaaaataacgttcgttcttaacgttcctgcagtgtttaacggccatattaagtctattttcgtggactttatcttagaatagacgtactcattatttccccttgatttacacagctattctcaaaaataataacacacccaaaaacactcagatgggctatccatcctggcagatttaaccggatgcctataattcttatcaaaagtagcctatgccagcccagtagcggtgggtggatgttgagaggcgagttcctaaaaaaatctctggaatagcgcaggtaaacgtcagcataataagaggtgtcaataggcatggatttcagttagctctatttaataggccatgatgaggtttgcagcaagtgaaacgtgtaagtaaaggggacacagtttgctccacaaaaaaatcccaaactgttttgagatgtgcacgatgcaaggggtcactagttcagatatcggctaccaaccattccagtgcaagtccatcaccacaaaaccggagaccttttgtagcctaacagaagcgtcacaaaatagtaagagtttccacgtagtccatcatatcagcccagccctctgcacgacagaagagaataataacttaaacaacaacaaatgcgctgtctttctctatccctgcttgttgtcacacgcgacctactgttattcgtgatgacagccaggaaatattgcgcattgagcgggccagctaacgtcagctagcgtctgtccatctgccacgaatgactttatcccgcattgaccacaacaacagataaataagacgtccttgattacagcacataaaacaccagctctcacctctcttctctacaaccgacagtgggatacgctgcgcacaacaaaagcacttcagtaactttacgacaacataatttgccataaccgcattgaacatcgaggcactcggcggtgctattacaagtagtaagctaaacatgacttacccaccagttgcctctcgagagcactctgcgaattaggttcatcaaatcgcctatccaattcctttgcaaatcatagactgtatggtccaaataggctactctgtccctgtaggaatcccaacgccgatctcaagacatgttctcttttgctctccatggtgtcaatataaaactctgcaggcctactgtccgtgaatgagactgaagaacggcgcgggtaaagtgtcatttctcttacaaaaacgtatttgatattggtggtcaacaactttagggcgggtttattagagccaacttccaatcactacgagaaagccaggagaacagagacagtttagttctagtttcccatcaaaatctctgaggagaagcacatcctaaaatttacccagtgtttctccatacaatgcagtcgcactctgattggccaatgctcctcaatattttatcaatcggcggcaagagctcaggtgaagcaaaatgctgttgctgtatgcatgtttccccgtcagtagccgaactaaaagactgctcgtcgccatggttactcctcaaacaaaatcgtgcacttgtatgaaataggcctatagagaacgaaaaaaaaaaacgttattaaccggtttgtggatttcagaataacgtttttgttccggaacatttgaagaccatttcgttttcgtttccgtttccgttccttgtaaaattccataaaatttcgttcgttttcggttttcgttttcgttccttgaaccggttcggagccctggttgGAAGTGAGTGATTGGTCTtaaagggccaaaacataccaaggcggaacggaacggtcgcaggacggacgcggtctttctgcttagttttggccggcgtgcttttctctgccttgcacactgacagcgtcggcgtgcgcggccagtcctgttcaaaaccctccccacagctaaagctagcgtgctactttgccattcatttgaatgagacaccgccggttgccggcgtgaaaaatacgctggagttctattttccaaatgcagcgcggcgcggagccggctcccgcgccgctgacgcccgactaccgccggttggtgtgtaaggacagataggtttcaatgtattttcaccgacgccggtaaaaaacgcggccgttccgcgacgctttaccgccttggtgtgtaagaccccttaaaaGCCACCCCAACACACCGGGGCTAACTACAGGATTTAGCCATCAGTCTCTTCATGCATCAGTCTCATTAGGCATAATCAATAGCACCAGCTGTAGGGCCATCGATCATGTCATGGAATGATCAATGAGACACTTCTTCACCTCCCGAAATGACCAGAAACGTACTGTTCTGTCATTCCTGCATGCAGCCTATCTGGTCATACTTATTTTTTCCATGTAAAATGTAATTTTCAATGGATGGACCAAACCTTGTCATATTATTATATGAAAAGGTAAACAAACTAATAAATCTATGGACGACAAAACTTTCAATATGTCTGCTTAGGCATCATAAGGCTTTTGCACCAACTTCTGATTGAAGTTTGCACTCCGCACTGGCAACTTGCAATCCGCTAAGATGCCACCATGTGTTAGTATCATATTTTGGTAGAATCAATTGTTGGCAGGGTTGGCATATTTTCAGTTTTTAGTTCATGTTGAATGAAAGTTGGTAAGTTGTGTGTATCTGGCttagacaaacaaaaaaggtTGATGGGGCGTGGGCATGCTCCACCCTTGCAACGTAGGTGCGAGGACCCgacattgctgcttgcagctttAATTGAAGTTTGCagaccttgccttgccttgcctgacgCGTTGTCGTTTttctctctcctgtgctctcgtctcctccccgCCAGCTGATGGAGCTAGAGGGCGTGGTGCCTCTGGAGTGCTGTCGGCTAGTGAAGTATGACGAGTTCCACGAGTACCTGGAGCGCTCGTACGAGGGCGAGGAGGACATGCCCATGGGGCTGCTGCTCGGCGGCGTCAAGTCCTCATACATGTTCGACCTGCTGCTGGAGACGCGCCGGCCAGACCAGGTCTTCCAGCCCTACAAACCCGGAGGTAAGCGGGACACGCAACACCTCCGTACCAATCTCAATCAACGCTGAGCTGTCGATTAGGCCTAGTCAACTCCCTTCTAAAAACTGACTGTTGAAACCATGTCATTATGTGGTCTAAAGGACTCATATACGGCCTgaccagggatgcatttctcgaaagcgtaattGTTAGTAGTTAGCAACCTtggttagttgccaatgggaaattgcattgcaactaacgaAGTAGCTACCGAAGTTAGTAAccacgcttttgagaaatgcaccccaggtcttcCAGCTCTACAAACCCGGAGGTAAGCAGGACACTCAACACCTCCGTACCAATCTCAATCAGCTCATTATGTTTTATGAAGAAGGCATACAAGGACAGGTCAGGAccccatttctggaaagcatcgttgctaaccagttagcaacttagcactaggtttccaatggaaaattgcattgcaaccaaataagttgctaactttgttaggGACGATGTTGTCGAAACGTATCCCAGGGGCCTAaactaacaagtccgacaggcggacaacagatgcgtccgtctatgcccgttctgaaccttttttgcccaaattcccccttggcctcctcataacctgtcaaggaaATTTATCAATAAgtctaccatgtactgtataagcctggatttgaaaaagtaccataggatttcaacagtgttgggcaagttactgaaaaactgtaatgcattgctgattacatgttactgtcttttcaaaataatcccttacactacacgtggatattgtcttcgtggaccgtaacagacaaaccgtaagttccataaactaatcaatgagacatttactgcataaaccgaaaagcgcgctctctgtcaagcggtcgccccgaacaaaccctttaaaagacgcgtgtgcgtatgatcaacagtaacacagccttcactctccctgtgctcgcgttaATCGAAGTATCGGAGTAATCTCCTGCACCCACGCTCAAAGCAcgagttgctctcttgcctgcacttctcacagcattgtaaaaaaaaatacaggggattgccggtgttcgggctcttgttttcttcaaagggtgttgtttcttttgagtggtgacgctgtggagtctaacaacactgaacataggaaacgctatctgcaaatgtctcatgccttcctattttttgtgctccgcttggtgttattgaccatgaagagtttgttaagtgtggcgcttgacagttatcctccttatctgaagacgtctttgtgtgaatgtttaggaactcggctagcacacatggcacacatggatggaatatgcatacagacttctgtgcttctgcagttgtgtcagataatgcaatcaatcagctgcgtagccggtttgctaaccattatggtagacgttttggtttgcacgcatgagctccaggccaaaactgagctctgccactccactgagcgactgtcaccttgtggacacaagagggaatcacaagagggaatcacaattcagaaacgcatcacgggagggcggacggacggacggacggacggacggacggacggacaccaaagcctcttatagagatgcgtgggacgcatctaaaaagctggttcaggagtgaacCAGGTAAAGTTAAGAGTTATATCATCTAATGGAAGAGCAtgtagtcctcattttcttaagaagctggttgcgggttcaaatcccacccttacttttCCCTACACGCCCATTCATGGATTAACTGGCCTTCAGTAGGCCTAAGCCACTTAACCCGATAATATGAAATGGTACAAATGGCCAGCAGTGAAAGCGGACTCTGGTTTGAAAGTTTGAATCGGTGAAAGGGTGCCGCATATTCAGAACTGTGTAAGGTTTTTTTAGGCTCTTCGCCAAAGTGTTATCACTcctatgaacaaaaaaaaaaagtgtgcggTACCTTTTCTCTGATTTAAGCATGCCAGATAAGCCAAATGTACAGAACGCGAGCAGCAGCACTGAAGTTTTGTTACTCTGAAACCAACTGTGCAGTGTAATTTCATTTCTGTTTATATGAGAGTTCAGGTAATTCTGAAGGGGAACATTCCAGTGTGCTCTGCTGTGGCTGTCCGCCCTCACCTGAGCAAACAAGTGGTTGTGAATGTTATTTAATAAGTGGAAACTACATTATTTACAAAGGGCTGGGTCAAATACATATTCATGTTTCTGGATATTTATCGTGGGGTTGGCGGAGTCGTAAATTACAGCCTTATGATCTTAAAATGTACAGCAGTGTGTGGACATTAAAACAGGGGTGTTGCGTTTCAGTACAATTTCCCTCCCCGAGTCTCGTCTTtgtttgtatatgtatgtacagtgctGCATGGTTTGACCTTTCTGCAAAGTCTGGGAGTTCAAAGTACATCCATACCCAAGGTTGTGGGCACACAATAAAACCTAACACAACCCATGCCCTAAACTAGGCCGTCATGTCTGTAAccatctgtatttgtgtgtttatgcatgtttgtgcgtgtgcctgtgtgtccttATAGAGGTCATGGTGAAAGTCCACGTGGTGGATCTGAAGAGTGAGACCATCGCCCCTCCCGTGAGCGTCAGGGCCTACCTGAACCAGACGGTCACAGAGTTCAAGCAACTCATTGCACAGGTACCTCCTACATACCCTTCCCTCTGGCACGCAATCCAATTCAGATGTTGGTTTGTCCTTATCCCTTATCTCAGTGGCGATTGTCTGGAGATCTACTGTATGCTCTTTGTTGTATGCATGTGctcatgttttgtgtgtgcttgtatttgttTGTGCGACTAGTCAAAGAGTTTTCTGATATATGCTTGCATGTCATCTGATCTGGCCAAATTAATCCGAGAGCCAGAATTAGTGAGACATTAGATTAATGGGATGAATGcataacaataatgatgatgaagaATAATATTATAACAATATTGgttcttattttgtgtttgtgtggcaggCCACGGGGCTTTCTGCAGAGACCATGCGTGTGGTCCTGGAGCGCTGCTATAACGACCTTCGGCTTCTCTACGTGCCCAACAAGACACTGAAAGCAGAAGGTTTTTTCAGGAGCAACAAGGTTTCCCCTCTACTGCCTCCAATAAGCAATAAACAATAGTCCTTTTTATGTCCTTTTTATGAGCTTGCCTTTTCCCTGCCAGATGTCTGGTGCAGAATAGCCAGTGATTATAAGGCTTGGTTGCTCTGAGATGCAGATTAGGCATCACATCTCCACCTGATCTTGATGTATCTGTTTATCAGGGATGAACCCTAGGCATGCATTTTGAAATTGGTTAAAGTGTTATGGTGTGCCTGGATAATTTGGCTGATTGAATTCAGTAAGACTTTGCTTAATCAATCCCACAAGGGGGATTTGAAGTGTTGCAGGGGGAGATGTTGCCTACAGAAAGCGGTAGGTGTTTTTTGGATGGTTGCTTGTTATGGGTTGCATTAGTTCCCGTGTCTGACTGTGACTCCTGTTGTCCCTCCAGGTGTTTGTGGAAAGCTCGGACTCTGCGGACCACCAGGCGACGTTCACCGACTCCAGCCTGTGGAAGCTGCTGGACCGCCACGGGAACACAATCAGACTGTTTGTCTCGCTGCCCGAGCAGTCACCAGGCTCCCTGGCCAATAGAACTAGTTGCCCCAAGGGCACCTCTGCCACCACCAGCGGTAACGGTAACGGTGGAGGAGACTCTGAGGACTCTCTGGAAGGGGGAGCCAAGGGCAACAGGAAGTCAGTGGAGGCTATCCTGGAGGAGAGCACGGAGAAGCTGAAGAACCTGTccttacagcagcagcagcagcagcagcagcagcaggcctccAGCAGCGCAAGCACCAGCGGCAGCCAGAAGAGCTCCGATCACAGTGACTTTGAGCACATTGACTCCCCAGCCCTGGAGCTGGACTCGGCAGTAGCGTCCACCTCCTcacaacctcctcctcctgctgctcctacTACTGCTGCAGCTGTTGCTCCTGCTGCTTCTACCAGCACCAGCCCCCCTCCGtccacccagcagcagcagcagccgtcggaggccagcagcagcaggccgcGCGTCAGCAGCTCGGGGACCACCACCGCCAGCACGGCCACGGCCGGCTCCTCCTCAGAGCCCGACAACCCCTTCCCCTTGGAGGAGCGCTCGGATTCGGACATGAACAACGACCGCAGCACCAGCTCGGTGGACAGCGACATCCTGAGCTCCAGCCACAGCAGCGACACGCTCTGCAACGCCGACAGCGGTGGAGGGGGCGGTGGCGGCGCCGGGCCCCTACCGCTGGCCAACGGCCTGGACTCGCACAGCATCACCAGCAGCCGGCGCTCCAAGGCCCACGAGGGCAAGAAGGAGACCTGGGACACGGCCGAGGAGGACTCGGGCACCGACAGCGAGTACGACGAGAACGGCAAGAGCAAGACAGACGGCCAGGCGCAGTACCTCTACTTCAGGGCCGAGCCCTACACGCAGGACGAGGGCACAGGAGACGCACAGAAATGTGAGTAAaccgattttatttatttatgtattttttttatttttttgtttttattgatttttcaaCAAAAACCCCCCACATAAGTCACAAATGTCCTCACACTTTGAGTTATTCAAATATGGTAGTACAAATCAACAAAATGAGTCCACAGAATTTTAAAGTTTCATTGTTCAAGGTGTCAATATTGCCACAGAGAGACAGTTGGTGGTGAAAATGAATGGAAAGAGATAATGATATTTCAAACTATTTCATACTGCATTTACATATGAGTGCCCTGTGATGTTGTTTGTGATCATAAAGAAAGGAAGTAGCTGTTGTCCAATAAGAGAGATTCTGAGCATATACCGGTAAGCTTAGTTGGTATTATATGCTACAAAGGACAGCCATGAACATATTTTATCTAAACTCCTTGACTTAATTCCCTGAACATTTCTACCTCGCATTTCTTCAGAATTGACCCTTATTTAGTGTTTGTCATTTATACATGTAGCACTTATCTTCCCATGCTGTTTCCTGCAGAATTTTTATTTGTCATGGTGGTGGGGCggtaaaagtatatattttttggttaagcatctttagaaattacattcacaacatgaaatcttttcagggtacctagtcaaggtggtaggtgtttcttgtcaaggtggccgccttagtaattaagtgctgggggaaaccctacCATGCTGTGTAGCCTTTATCCACCTGCTGCCAGGTCATTGTGTGTGTCCTTTAGAAGGAAGACTGCACATCCCAGGTGACGGTGCCTGATTCAGGTGCTGTTGTTATGCAGCCATGTCTgcatgtggcagccttggcctaatgggtagagcagtggtcttaagatcagtgttgcaggttcgaatcccacccatacctcctcagtccatggttgaagtgcaattgagcaaggcacccaaccccacattgctctagggactgtaaccaataccctgtaaataactaagtcgctttggataaacaagcgtcagccaagtgtaatgtttcTGTTGCTATGCTGGCCCTGCAGGTCTCCTGGTCCACGTGGACAAGAGGATCTCGCTGGCGGCGTTCAAGCAGAACCTGGAGCCCTTTGTGGGCGTCACGTCCACGCAGTTCAAGGTGTTCCGCGTCTATGCCAACAATCAGGAGTTTGAGAGCGTCCGCCTCAACGAgaccctctcctctttctcggaCGACAACAAGGTCAGTTCCTAACCCCAACCTCACTCACGTCAGCGTGTCTCGTCATAATGGGCCAGTGAGTCATTGTCTGTGCACTAATGAGAGGTATTTTTATGCTCTTTTATAAGATCACCATCCGGCTAGGACGAGCCTTGAAGAAAGGAGAGTACCGGGTGAAGGTCTATCAGCTGCTCGTCAACGAGCCCGAGGTAAAATGAAAACGCAGTCAGTCCACAGTTTTCAGACACTGCTGCGTCAAAGGCAGTCGTGCACATTACATAATAACTTGTATAATGCAATCATTGTGTGAAGCCTACAAGCTACTTGCACTTACAAAAAATGTAAGCGATACAAAACCACATGAACGAGTAGCCTTGTGGCCATTTCTAAAAGTTTTACCATTGTTTTTGATGATGGCATAATTTGCTATATTATTAGCCAGTGGGAAAGACGAGCACATTTACTTGTTGTGACCTAGACAACATTCACCTTTGAAATATGTTGACAAATTTTCACTATAataaataatgttacatttaatgctttaaattcTTTCCCCAGCCCTGTAAGTTCCTGGTGGACACGGTGTTTGCCAAGGGCATGACGGTCAGACAATCCAAAGAGGAGCTGCAGCCCCTGCTGAAGGACCAGTGCAAGCTGGACCTCAGCATTGACCGGTGAGGCTGCCCTCTgactcacacacagtcagacgCTCCACGGCATCAGTGAAGGATGATGATGCTCATTCGTTGCGGAAATCACGTTCTCATATGATTAAAGTTGGATGTAGATGGCTTCAGAGAGATAACGCCCTGCCCCACATATTTGATTCGATCAATTTCTAATTGATGAAAATAGTCTTTGTGAAATGCACTGAGAGAGGAAAATTTGGACCTTTGTGTATATTCATGAAGGTTATATTGAACATTCTCAACATGACGTTTCAATGTCAGCAATAGACAAGGGAGTTATTGGGTGAAAAATCGAGATGTAATTACTATTCAATCAAGTCATCTCATGCTACACGTAGCCAAATTTAAAATGTTTGCGTCAGTTTTTCGCTCATGAATTTTTATCAGCCCGTGAGTCAATGCTTTAACCTTTTGGAGAAGATGACTGATTCATGTCTAGCTAGCACGCTACAGCTCTACTGTCTGGAGCCTGCTGAATGCTAAAGAGCATTTTATCCTTTTCACTGTATCCCATTTGATCTTCCCAAGGGACTGTCACAGATGAAAATGAGCCTTTAGCTATAATCTGCCACAAGTCAGTTAACTCTTCGCTTCTTGGAATGAATTCATCTAGTACATGGTTCACGTttcaaataaacaaattaactATAAAAAGTTgaggaataccaaggcactcatcttctttgtaattaaaatgcctttattttgttgctcattcctgacgaaggcttcatgccgaaacgcgtcaaagTGTTTTAATTATGCAATGCCCAATaaaaaaaggcattttaattGCAAAGAAAATGAGTGTCTTGGTATTCCTCAACTTTTtaaaatcaaccaagcctgtcaccaaagagtaCCATCTTTACTAAGAACTAGccgttccaggaagcactccaactggacttgatTCTGAAACAAATAAACGAATTAATCTTTTACTAATTTAATCTTTGGttcaaatgaactgaatgaaactAAATGAAACTGATGTCTTCCCTCCTCTGGTCAGGTTTCGGCTC is a genomic window containing:
- the usp47 gene encoding ubiquitin carboxyl-terminal hydrolase 47 isoform X5 is translated as MEMVPSEENQLVAKEIECAAEEPRVLCIVQDTTNAKTVTERLTLNLPASTALSKLFEDVAHKAGYVNGTFDLAWGSTGADMAPLDQSSEVSLVDSGFQAGKKNFLQLVDKDGEQPQVASDESGAADSSGLDDSSQDRFIGPLPRDGTVGCSSDYSSPSYSYSSILNKSETGYVGLVNQAMTCYLNSLLQTLFMTPEFRNALYNWEFESSESEEDPVTSIPYQLQRLFVLLQTSKKRAIETTDVTRSFGWDSSEAWQQHDVQELCRVMFDALEQKWKQTEQADLINQLYQGKLKDYVRCLECGYESWRIDTYLDIPLVIRPFGSSQTFGSVEEALQAFIQPETLDGPNQYFCERCKKKCDARKGLRFLHFPYLLTLQLKRFDFDYTTMHRIKLNDRMTFPEELDMSPFIDVEDEKSPQTESCTDSGAENEGSCHSDQMSNDFSTDDGVDEGICLDNAGSAERVLKPKSSLTFELFSVMVHSGSAAGGHYYACIKSFSDGQWYSFNDQHVSKITQDDIRKTYGGSSGSRGYYSSAFASSTNAYMLIYRLKDPTRNAKYLDVEDFPEHIKRLVQKEKESEEQEKRQREIERNTCKIKLFCMHPVKNMMMMENKLEVHKDKTLREATEIAYKLMELEGVVPLECCRLVKYDEFHEYLERSYEGEEDMPMGLLLGGVKSSYMFDLLLETRRPDQVFQPYKPGEVMVKVHVVDLKSETIAPPVSVRAYLNQTVTEFKQLIAQATGLSAETMRVVLERCYNDLRLLYVPNKTLKAEGFFRSNKVFVESSDSADHQATFTDSSLWKLLDRHGNTIRLFVSLPEQSPGSLANRTSCPKGTSATTSGNGNGGGDSEDSLEGGAKGNRKSVEAILEESTEKLKNLSLQQQQQQQQQQASSSASTSGSQKSSDHSDFEHIDSPALELDSAVASTSSQPPPPAAPTTAAAVAPAASTSTSPPPSTQQQQQPSEASSSRPRVSSSGTTTASTATAGSSSEPDNPFPLEERSDSDMNNDRSTSSVDSDILSSSHSSDTLCNADSGGGGGGGAGPLPLANGLDSHSITSSRRSKAHEGKKETWDTAEEDSGTDSEYDENGKSKTDGQAQYLYFRAEPYTQDEGTGDAQKCLLVHVDKRISLAAFKQNLEPFVGVTSTQFKVFRVYANNQEFESVRLNETLSSFSDDNKITIRLGRALKKGEYRVKVYQLLVNEPEPCKFLVDTVFAKGMTVRQSKEELQPLLKDQCKLDLSIDRFRLRKKTWKNPGTVFLDYHVYEEDINISSNWEVFLEVLAEPERMKSMSQLAVLTRRWRPAQMKLEAFQEVVLESSSVDELKEKLSELSGISLENLEFAKGRGTFPCDISVLEIHQDLDWNPKVSTLNVWPLYICDDGAVVFYRDSSEELQELSEEERSELMKKESSRLLKTGHRVSYSPRKEKALKIYLDGGPAKDPGQD